aaactctgattctaccagtggccctttatggacatgaagcatggacgttaaaagaggcggactggagagctttcggggttttcgagcgaaaagtgctgcgtacaatactcggagggaaactagaaaatggtggcGCAGACGCATCAATCATGAGCTGTACTGCCGTTCTACACATAATtgcccatgtacataggaaatcccaacgaacatgggacaaatatgcgtatgataGCAGTGTATCAAGtatagaagaaaatattgtgaatcttATAAAACACGGCatacttcagtgggctggtcacttagtgcgaatgtcggaagaaagaatagcgaaaacaatattcaacagagaaccagatagtggccggcgacttcgtgaaaggccacgaacacgctggctgcacgctgTGGCATCGGACCAGGAGACcttgaacgttcggggaaactggagcttcaggaacatcgcccaagaccgacgattatggagctctacaatacgccaggcataggtgtatcgacacTGTAGCCAActaggtatccaggtaggtaagaCAGCTGAGATCAGCCGTTgatttttgtttaccttgattttttgacagattctgACCGGACTGACAACAATCCAGAGAAAATTGTTGAGTGCGTTTTACACCAGAAGTGAGTTGCCTGCAACTGCATACAtactttgttttgatttcgatttttaGTCCCATCGCTGAATGTCCTCATGGATAGCCTAATACAGGATTAGTATCTGAAGGATTCAAATTACTCGATAAACCTGCGTTTCCCATGGTAGCTCCTGATTACCAATTCCTAATACACGCACAAATTTGCTAATTTTAGTCCAAATAGTGTGATACCTATCTTCTATATTTTCCAATTATATTTTTAACTGGTTGAACCCACCCGATTTTGCTGGGGTTTGTATTTTGCGTTCAAATGTCAATGTGcgagcatgattgttttctccacaacacaCTAGACCAGCTATCACAGCAACATTTTTCGCTTTCCCAGATAGGACGTTCTTTCATTACAACACAACACAGGTCATTTTGTTCACGATAACACTTGAAAACCTATATTTCGAACCGTTACTCAACCTGCTGGAACGTTCCCCTTTATAAAGCGCGAGAATTTGGGCTGGGGTACTTACTTTTAATAAGATTCGCTTATGGTTCATTTCGAATGAAACTTAAAGAAGATCCCAAACAAAGTGGGAGGACTTCGGGATCTTCTTCCGAGTCCCATTCGGACACATTGCTTTCCTCACTACTGTTGACTAATTACTGTGTCTTTGATCTACTACTCACCGGAGAGTGGCTTAGGCGGCTTCCTTGGCCAGGCGTTCGGCTTTCTCGACCACTTCCTCAATTGGGCCAACCATGTAGAAGGCGACCTCGGGCAGGTGATCCAACTCACCGTTCAAGATCTTGGTGAATCCCTTGATGGTTTCCTCTAGAGGGACCAGCTTGCCGGCGTGACCGGTGAAGACTTCAGCAACCTGGAAGGGCTGCGACAGGAAACGCTGGATTTTTCGGGCACGGGCGACGGTGAGCTTGTCTTCTTCAGACAATTCATCCATACCCAGGATAGCAATGATATCCTGGAGGGACTTGTAGTCCTGCAGGATCTTCTGGACACCACGGGCGATGTTGTAGTGCTCAGCACCAATGATGTTTGGGTCCATGATACGGGAGGTGGAATCGAGGGGATCCACGGCAGGGTAGATACCCAGCTCGGCGATGGCACGCGACAACACAGTGGTGGCGTCCAAGTGAGCGAAGGTGGTGGCCGGAGCAGGATCAGTCAAATCGTCAGCTGGCACGTAGATGGCCTGCACCGAAGTGATGGAACCCTTCTTGGTGGTGGTGATACGCTCCTGCATGCTACCCATATCGGTGGCCAGTGTTGGCTGATAACCGACAGCGGACGGGATACGACCCAGCAGGGCAGATACCTCAGAACCGGCCTGGGTGAAACGGAAAATGTTATCAATGAAGAGCAGCACATCCTGTCCTTCTTGATCGCGGAAGTACTCAGCAACGGTTAGACCGGTCAGGGCGACACGAGCACGGGCGCCGGGGGGTTCGTTCATCTGGCCGTACACCAGGGCGACCTAATGGGAGAAGGGATAGTAATGAAATTTTATGTCTTGGGTATTTAATAAGTTTCATAagacaaaaacttttttcatgtccatattgaatgaaaatttatttgtgtttcattcCTTTATAGGTTCaacagcctatcatcaaccaacgacacattttggatgAATAAAAGTTTGTTAAGGAAGCAATGCATAATCTAaaattaatgtggaccaacatttgaaaagggtttatatttTCTTAAACTTAACCCTCTCCCGCCCATGGTGTCTGTGGTGCACCATCtaattttgcaccttctaaccttcaccgaattgtttcaacaacaaaaagcaatattggacacatctttatggttccattagactggaaatataatcaattttgagcacaaatagtgaaactattgaaaacaatcaattaactattgatttacaatcaaaacttttttttcgttttccactaattttagctactatgccaaataacttttgttc
The nucleotide sequence above comes from Armigeres subalbatus isolate Guangzhou_Male chromosome 3, GZ_Asu_2, whole genome shotgun sequence. Encoded proteins:
- the LOC134223521 gene encoding ATP synthase subunit beta, mitochondrial-like, whose product is MFSSMKTLMTVAARAEQVVFRGFAAKAAAKAAAGAQGKVVAVIGAVVDVQFDDNLPPILNALEVQGRGSRLVLEVAQHLGENTVRTIAMDGTEGLVRGQRVLDTGSPIRIPVVVQTLGRINNVIGVPIDERGPIETNLSAPIHAEAPEFIDMSVEQEILVTGIKVVDLLAPYAKGGKIGLFGGAGVGKTVLIMELINNVAKAHGGYSVFAGVGERTREGNDLYNEMIEGGVISLKDKTSKVALVYGQMNEPPGARARVALTGLTVAEYFRDQEGQDVLLFIDNIFRFTQAGSEVSALLGRIPSAVGYQPTLATDMGSMQERITTTKKGSITSVQAIYVPADDLTDPAPATTFAHLDATTVLSRAIAELGIYPAVDPLDSTSRIMDPNIIGAEHYNIARGVQKILQDYKSLQDIIAILGMDELSEEDKLTVARARKIQRFLSQPFQVAEVFTGHAGKLVPLEETIKGFTKILNGELDHLPEVAFYMVGPIEEVVEKAERLAKEAA